The Microcystis aeruginosa NIES-843 sequence GTAGAGATATATTTAGGTTTTAGTAAATTTTCAACACCATCACAATTTATGATATTCAATGGTTCTTCCCCTCTATTCCAAGTAACTCCATTTGCTGCCATTAATTGGGGAATAACTCTCAATTCCTCTGCACCTTCCACTAATAACTTTTTTGTCTCTATTTTAGGCATTGTTACCGCACCTCAAGATTACTTGTAGCAGCAATAACAATTTCTTCTGGATCAAAGATTACAGATTGGCTTTTTTCCCTATCTATCCTTTGAATAGTAATCTCGTTATCGGTAATTTTTTCTTCGGTAATTAATTCGGCTAAACTTTGCCAACAATCGCGGCTGTGAGTGGTGGCAAATACCTGAATATTGAGTTTTTTGGCGGTTTCCCAGACTACTTTCCACATATCAGTCATGACAGTAAAATGCAATCCGCTATCAATTTCATCAACTAATAAAATTCCATTTTTAAGATTAACCATTGCTAAAACTAATCCTAACATTCGCCAAAATCCATCGCCTAAACTGCCAATAGGTATAGGTTGATCATGATTTTTAATTTTGATTAAAAACCCACCTCTAACACCTAGGTTATTTGAAGTTAAATACTTGCCAGAAACAACACTGGCTATTCTTTCAATTTTTGGCTCAATAATTTTCAAAGATTCAATAATTAAATCTTCTAAAGGAGAGAGAACAATGTTATCAAAAAGTGCTGCCATATCAGAACTTGTTAGAGAAAATGGTGTTAAGAACTTCAATTCAATTTGATTATCAATACCTATTTTATGGGAAATTCTGCTTAAACTAGCTATTCTTCTTATAGAATCTCTGGCAAGAGTACCGTTGGCAAGAAGTTCCATTTCAATAGGTTTTTGTGATTGACTCCATCTAATACTTAAAAGAAGTTTATTCCATTCCTCATCGTCGAAAATATTATCATTATTTAAATCATCATTTTTGTCTGAAAATAAAGATAGTTGTATAGGAATACTTTTAACAGAAATAGTAACACTTTCCTGATGTGATTCCCTAGAACCAATGATAATAATTTCCTGACTTGGGACGATTTCATGCCCAGGAAATAAATGACAAATTTCAAAAACTTTAGTGCGACCAGCTAACTTATTTTCCAACCAAGCGAACTCGCCTCTATAGCTAATAGTTTCAAGAAATATATCTATATTATTCTGAGCATACAAAAACTGAATCGCTTCTAAAATAGAAGTTTTACCGCTATTATTTTTACCCACTAAGAGATTAATTCGACCAAGATTGGCCATCTCAAAATTTTGAAAACCGCGAAAGCCTTCAATTTTTAGGGATTGTAACATGAGTGATTACCCCGGATTTTCAGTTATTAAATCTAGTTTATCTCAACCCCAGTAGCCAAGACCACCGACGAGACTAGATAGCGCAGACTCACCTTACCATCGCGGATTAACTCAATCAGCGCTTTTAGTCCCTTTTCACCTTTCGAGCATTATAGCTGGTTTCGGGGCAGAAAACCAGCAAAAACATGACTACAGAGGGAATCGCTGACTCTAGAGATTAATGACAATAAATTCCTAGCTGCCGATATAGTTCAACCTCATCCTTGCAAACAGTTAAGGTTTTTTGTTCTTCAATATTCTGAATAGCTTGTTGAGTTTTTTGGTTAAAATCGCTTATCGTATAATTACCTTCTGCAATTCGTCTTTCTTTTTCCTCTAATTCAAGACAAAGTTCCATAGCTTCTTGAATATTGCTCAAAGCTTCTTCGAGATGATGTCCTTCATTAATACAACCGGGGAGAGAAGGAATAGAAAGATTATAATCTCTTTCCTCGCTTGGTTCTAAAATAAAATTCACTTTCAGATCGGCTCAAGGTAATAAGTAAGATAACTATATTATAAGTGAGAGTGCATCTCATTTTTGTCAATCTACTAAGTTGGGATTTTTAAGGGGGAAACTCTCTGCTAAAATCGGGCGTTACTTGCGATTTTATCACTCAATCCAAGCTTTTGGGGGGTTCTACCCCCCAAACCCCCCGTTGGGGTCGTGGCGCCGCCCCCAAACCCCCCGCGCATTAGCTTTTCGGTGGGATGCTTACAGGCAGCTGCTGGCACATTTGTGGTAATTTAAGAGTTACTGATAATTGCTGATTGTCGGTATTTCTGCAAATGTGAAATGCACCCATAAGTGATGTTGCCGGGGAGTTACTCAAATTCTTCTATTTGCGATCGCACTAATTCTAGGGGAAGTTTTAAAACTCTAGCAATTTGTTCGATAGTTAATCCTTCTTTGATTAATTCGGGAATGGTTTCTAATTTAGCTTGTTGATAAATTTTAGATGAGGGTAATTCACTGTTCTCTTTTCCAGTACAAAAATTACCGCTATTGATTTGTATAACGTCTTTAATATTACTAGAGTTAGAGAAATTAGAATAACAATATCTTTGTAAACTCGATTTAATGTTAGCCTTACTGACTTCCTGTCCTAATATTTCTGATAAGGTTTTCCATAATTTACCTGCTGTTTCCTTGATATATTTCTGAGAACGATGATTTTTTTGAGCGATTTCGGCGTATTTTTGATGATTGACGACTCCCTCTAAGATTTCATGCTGAAGATCGTCTAAATGTTCTCCTGTATGGGAGAAAACAAGCTCATCAATAGTTATTATAAAAGATTGAATATCAAATGAGTTCATAGGATGATTTTAAATAGGGAGTTAAGTCAGGATTGCCTGATATTATACCGCAAAATGCAAATTTAGTGTCTTTATATTTCTTTATAGGGCTTTTATGGGTCTTGAAAGTAAATTTTGATTTATTTACACTTTCATTAATTATTTTACTGATAGATTTTTTTTATGAAGTTTCTTCGTTTTTGCGCCCAGTTCTCTGTACCTATTGCTACGGCAGGGATAACAACCTGTATTGTTAGTTTACCAAGTCAGGCCGTTGAACTTGTATTTTCAAGTCCTGGTGTGATCAAAGGTATAAATGGAGTGTCTTTTACTTTGCCAAGTACGGGTATCTCAAGAACCTACAATGTTATTCTTGAACGAGGAACGGTAAATGATATCTATGGTACACCTCCACTATTTGATGTGTTTACTGAAGAAGATGCTTTAGCTGCAATGAATGCTTCTGCTCAGGGTATAAACTTTTATATTACTAATTTATCTGAAAATCTGTCATTTGAATCTTTAGGAACAGATGTATTTTATATTCCATATTTTACGGATTCCGTTAACGTTATTGCAAGTTCTAGTAAAAGAAAAGAAGAATCACCAGGACTTATAGAGGTAGGCTTTATAGATTTACCTGTTGATGTTGAGGTAGTTTATACACGCCTTATACAAGTTCCCGAACCCACTTCAACTTTAGGACTCTTTTCTCTAGGAATACTCGGTGCTGGTGCAACCATAAAACGCCAAGTTAAACGCCATCATTCTATCGAAAAAGAAACCACCAAAATAGGCTAAATTGCCCATTAATATAACTCATGCCCCTTAATTTTACAGAATTGAGGGGGATTTTTATGGGCTATAATTTGATATAAATGGGTTGGGTTAGGCAATGCCTTGTTTTTAGGGAAAAAAATCAAGATATAAATACTGCCCTAACACACCAAAAAAAAGTTTTTGTTCTAAGTAGCTGGTTATAATTAAATTGAAGATAGATTTTGCCTCTGATCCCCCCTGCCCCCCTTGATAAGGGGGGTGCCGATAGGCGGGGGGATCTCCCCTTAATAAGGGGGGTGCTGATCCCCCCTTAGTCCCCCCTTATTAAGGGGGGTATCTGACAATTTTTAACAGCTACCCACTATTTACAATAAAGCCATTTCTCCCACCACTTCCAAGCGGGTATAACTGCCGATTTTAAGGAATTTTTCCGAGAGAGATTCGGCCACATTGGGAGTAATCCAGCCTAACTGTTTGAGAATTTGCAAAGCTGCGGCATATTTAGCCCGTTTGGAACCATCTAAAGCTTTTATTGCTAATCCTAAACCTTCACCGACGCGCCCGATACATTGAATCCCTTCGGCCCCGGCTTTACTGACGATTTCCCCCTGACTAGCCCGCATTAATTCCGTATCAAAAGCCCCTTCTCCTGCTACCATGCGGGGATGATAGGTCATCGCCCGGACGATTCTTTCTAAGTCTAAACGGTTGCCAGAGGCTAACTGGGCGTAGAGATGGGCCATTTGCCCCAACTGCATTGAATAGGTGGGCGCGCCGCAGTCATCGTGGGCGCTGATTAATTCATCCCCCGGCATCCCCAATAATTCGGCAATTTTGCTGAGAATTAGCTTCTGTATCGGACTAGAACGCCGGAGATAGCTATTTAACGGCCAGCCGCGCTGTTGACACACCGCTAACATCCCGGCGTGTTTACCAGAACAATTGTACTGCAAGCGACTGGGTTTACCTTCCGGGAGAGGACATTGCAGGGCATTAGGATCGATATCGGCACGCCAGAGAATATTAAAGACTTGACGGGCGTGTTCCACCGTGCCTTGGTGAGAACTACAGATAATGGCTAGATCCTTATCGTTGAGATCGTAGCGTTCGAGGGTGCCGGTACTGATGACAGCCAGTGCTTGAAAAGGTTTCAGGGCCGAACGAATAAAGGCGCTAGTTTCGGCGCTGCCGGCGGTGGATAATACCCGGCCGCGGTCATCGCAAATAGCGGCCTCGACATTATGAACCGATTCAATAATACCTTCCCGGAGGAGATGAATTTCTAAGCGGTGGGTTGGTGAACGTTTTACCCTATTCATTCAGATTGGTGATTGGTTGCGGTTAGTGAGTGAAAAATAGCCAAAAAAGACCACTGATAGCGACAATTGCCCCTAGAATCAGGGCGGTTTTTTGTAAACGCTGGAGAATGGGCTGGATTTGATAGGAGACGATTAAACGATCGCGGGTTAAAATGGCGGCGGTTTTTGTCCAGATTTGGCCATCGTACCAGCCCGACTCTTCATAAAATACTTTCTCCGATTGCAAGCGATCATAGACGTAGATCCAGCCTAAATACAAGCGCAATAACACCAATCCTACCAAAATTGTCGAGCCAAAAATCCCCGCGCAGAAGAAGAGAAAAGGGGCTTTTTTGAGGGGAAAACTAGCGGCGGCAATCGGTCCGACAATTAACCATGTCCATAACCATAACCAGACAATTTTTTTTGTATAAGAGGCTACATCTAGCGTCGCCCAACGGAAAAACCAAGATTCTTTTAATTGTTCGTACTCGTTAACCGGTTGCTGTTCTTCCGGGACGGGACAGAAATCAAGGGAGGATTTCATGGATTCTACTCCTCCAAATGGTCGCTAGGTAGAGGAATCCGTTGAGCATGACCCCAAAATGCTTCTAAATTATAAAATTCTCGCTCTTTTGGTAAAAAGATATGGACAATGATATCGCCATAATCCATCAGGATCCAGCTACCTTCGCTTTTTCCTTCCACTTGTCGGGGAGACTGTTGCCATTCTAGTTCCATAGCAGCTTCGATCGCATCCTCGATCGCTCGCACTTGGGTGGTAGAATAGCCGGTAATAATCAGAAAATAATCGGTTAAATAACAGATATCGGCGACTTTCAGGATGGCGATGTCCCCCGCTTTCTTGTCCTCGGCAGCGGTGACAATTGTCTCTAGAAATTTTTCGGTCTTGAGATTTTCGGCGACGGAGGTAATAATTCCAGTGGGATTGGTCATTCAGGTTGTGGTTATCCTTTGGCTGAGGTGGTTTTAAGCGAGTCTTGAGATTATGTTAATCAATGGTTTTAGTTTCTGTTGGTTGTTCTTTAACAATTTGTAACGCCCAGTTGCGCGTTAGCACGGTGCGGGGATGAATGGGACAATGGCTACTTAAAAGATATTTTAGGGAATAATCACAGGTTTGTTGAACGCTTTTATGGAGATTTTGATAGCTGAGTTGTCGTAGGGCGTTTAATTCGGGTGTATCGCCGCGATTGGGTTCCAAGGCATCGGCAATAAAGACTATACAGCTAAGATCGCTCATATTGGGTTTACCGAGGGTATGATTGCGAATTGCTTCGAGAATTTCCTCGTCGGTAACGTTAAATTCTTTTTGGGCGACAACTGCACTCACATCGGCGTGGAGTAAGTGGGGATGGGATAAACAGATATTATCCACGTCTATTCCCGCCGATTCCGCCATTTTTAGCAGTTTTTTGGGCTTGAAAAATTTAGCCAGATCGTGTAGTAATCCCGCTTGCCCTGCTTGGACGGGATCGAGATCGTGATGACGAGCTAAATCAATACACATGGTCTCCACACCGAGAATATGTCGCAGACGGTGTTCGTTGACGTTTTCTTTTAACCAGTCGATAACTTGCTGTCGCATCTTTTTTTTGCCCTTGTGGAACCCCAAAACGATTGTAACAATTACTATACAATTTTGCCTATTGCTCCCTGGTTCGATCTTTACCAATCATCCTCGCAACTAGCTTCTAAAACTTCTTCTTGCTGCCAATCATCCTGAAAAGGTTGTACCACTTTACCGATCGCATCGGCCACAAAAGACTTAATAAATTCTTCCTTGCGACTGAGTTGAAATTGTCTTTGTACCACTTCCGTCATACCACCGTCACCCCAGTCTTGATCCTGACGGAAATATTCAATAAAACTTTTGCCGGCAATGCGGGTTAAATAGGCGGCACTGACCCCTTGAATTGCCTTACCGACTATATAGGTAGTAAAATTTAACTGTAGGATTCTGGCTAATAATTCTACCGCTCCTTTTACCACTCCCAAACTAACTAGAGTTTTGCCCAAAGATAGAGCCAATTCCTTGCCTCGATCGCTGTTAATTTCACAGCCATAAACTTGACCAATTTCCCTGACCATTTGAGCATTAACCGCCGCCGTTGCTAACATATCGAACACTGGTAAGGGAGTCACCGCAATCACTCCCGCACCGATCCACTGATAGCGATCAATAATTTTATCAGCTTGGCGACGACGTTGGCGATCAATAATTTTCCTAGCTTCTTCTCCTAATCTTTGGGATTGTAAGAGGATATTATCTGCCACTAAATCCTCCCCTTCGGCCCGTAAAACTGAAGCCAAACGTTTAATTAAAGCTAAAATATCTGGTTCCGGTGTGATCATTTGTCCACCAGTTAACTGTACTGGTTGGGGATTAGCGGCGACGGCAATAATATCGGCGGAAAGGATCACTCCTTTTAGCCGTTCTCGTAATTGTTTTAAAATAATGTCTCGATCTTCATCGCTATAGAGATCGATTTTATTAAAGACTAAGAGAGAACGTTTACCGATATCAATTAAACGCAATAAAGGGCCGTATTCCGATTGTCGAATATCGTTATCAATGACAAATAAAAGTAAATCTGCTTCCGTGGCTAATTGTCGCGCTAACTGTTCCCTTTGACCTCCGGCCGCACCAATTTCGAGAATGCCGGGGGTATCGGTAATTTGAATTTCCCGATTCACACCTTTCATTTTTAAACTATAGGTTTCCCCTTTTTCCGTGGTTCCCATGGTTGCCTCCACATTGCCCACCATTTGACCGATGAGGGCGTTAATTAGGGAGGTTTTTCCCGCCGATCCTGTGCCGAAAACAATGATTTTAACTTCTTTTCTGGCTAAACTTCGCTCAATTTCTTGGGAACGATTAATAAAAACCTGTTGAGTTACTTTATCTTGAATTTGCTCCACTTGTTGCCGGATAGCTTTTAAGGTTTCCCCGGCGGCCTCGGTTTTTTCTACCGGTAATTTTAGGGGTGGACGGGAGGAAGAACGTAACCCGCGGCGACTTTTTTGGTGCTGGGGCAGCAGATAAAAGTAATACAGAAGAACGTAGATCAGCAAGCCCAGCAGTCCGATAATGAGCAAAAGCAGAATATTAGCTAAGATAGGAGCGGTAAAGGCGATCTGGATGTAAAGACGATAGATAGAGTTGACTAACCACAACATTAATCCGAAAATAAAGCTCAGACCAATGATTAAAGTGGCAAGACGGGGTAATTTCATCGAAAATTTGGGTCTGAAACCCCGCCGTTTTACGGCGGCTTTACCGTTAAATACTAGCGCATTTAGACGATATATTCTAAAATGTGAGACATGGAAAAAGCCTATTCTTACCGATTTTACCCCACACCAGAACAAGAGTCGCTATTGCGGCGCACTTTGGGCTGTGTAAGATTAGTTTACAATAAAGCTCTCCATGTCAGAACACAAGCATGGTACGAAAGACAAGAAAGAGTAGGCTAAGCTCAAACTTCTTCAATGCTAACCGATTGGAAAAAGCAAGAAGAATTAGACTTTCTCAATGAAGTAAGCTGTGTACCTTTACAACAAGGGTTAAGACACCTACAAACAGCTTTTACTAACTTCTTTGCTGGTCGTACTAAGTATCCTAACTTTAAGAAAAAACATCAGGGAGGAAGTGCCGAATTTACCAAATCTGCTTTTAAATTTAAAGACAAACAAATCTATTTAGCTAAATGCACAGAACCTTTACCTATTCGATGGTCAAGACAAATACCAGAAAGCTGTGAACCAAGCACAGTAACAGTCAGATTACATCCCTCAGGACGTTGGCATATTTCAATTAGATTTGATGACCCAACGATTAAGCCTTTACCAGTAACAGATAAAGCCATTGGAATTGACTTAGGAATTAGTAGCCTCGTGATTACCAGCGATGGCGATAAAGTGTCTAATCCCAAGCATTTTAAAAAGCATTATCGGAGACTGCGAAGAGCATCGAAAAATCTTTCTAGAAAACAGAAAAACTCAAAGAATCGAGAAAAGGCAAGAATCAAAGTAGCCAGAATTCACGCTCAAATCACGGATAGTAGAAAAGACCATTTACATAAGCTAACCACTCAATTAGTTCGTGAAAACCAAACGATTGTGGTTGAGAATTTAGCCGTCAAGAATATGGTCAAAAACCCGAAATTATCTCAGGCAATATCTGACGTTAGTTGGGGAGAAATCACTCGACAATTAGCCTATAAATGCCGTTGGTATGGCAGAAATTACATCGAAATAGATAGATGGTTTCCCAGTTCTAAAAGGTGTAGTAATTGCGGGTATATTGCTGAGAAAATGCCGTTAAATGTTCGAGAGTGGGATTGTCCAAGCTGTGGGACTCACCATGACCGAGATATTAACGCCAGTAAAAACATTTTGGCCGCAGGGCTTGCGGTGTCAGTCTGTCGAGCGACCATAAGACCAGAACAGAGTAAATCTGTTAAGGCAGGTGCGAAAAATCCTTCGGGAAAGAAGCAGAAACTCAAATCGTGAGGTTTGGGAATCGCCGTCCGTTTTACGGCGGTGAGGATGTCAACAGCTTTAACGGTAGGGGATTCCTTGATCTTGATCTTAGTTCTTTGCCGGCCGATTGTCGGGAACCAGAATAGACTATTATCTATAGTCATAATTTCTTTTATTCATCAGTAGGGAGGCACAATTATTTGTAGGATGGGTTAGCGGTAGCGTAACCCATGCGGGCGTTGGGTTTCATGCTTCAACCCAACCTACGTTCTCCACCTACTTTTATTTATTCTCCCCACTTCCCCACTTCCCCACCTCCCCACTTCCCCACTTCCCCACTTCCTATTCCCTGGGACCAGAAAAGGGGTAAGATAATAAGTTTAGTGATAAGATGACCGAATTGTAAACGGGGACTTGATATGGCAGAAACCCTATTATTTAATGCTTTGCGACAGGCGATCGATGAGGAAATGGGCCGCGACCAGACAGTATTTGTTTTAGGTGAAGATGTGGGTCATTACGGTGGTTCCTACAAAGTTACCAAAGATCTCTACAAAAAATATGGCGATTTAAGGGTTTTAGATACTCCCATCGCTGAAAATAGTTTTACGGGCATGGCAGTGGGGGCAGCCATGACGGGATTGCGTCCGATTATTGAAGGCATGAATATGGGTTTTCTTCTGCTTGCCTTTAACCAAATTGCCAACAATGCTGGGATGTTACGTTATACCTCCGGCGGTAATTTTAAAATCCCCATGGTTATCCGCGGTCCGGGGGGTGTGGGGAGACAATTAGGTGCGGAACATTCCCAACGTTTAGAGGCCTATTTTCACGCGGTACCCGGACTAAAAATTGTCGCTTGTTCCACTCCTTACAACGCCAAAGGTTTATTAAAATCGGCGATTAGAGATAATAACCCCGTGCTTTTCTTTGAACACGTTCTTCTCTATAATCTCAAGGAAAATTTACCTGATACCGAGTATCTTTTACCCCTCGATAAAGCGGAAATCGTTCGCAAGGGAGAAGATATCACCATTCTCACCTATTCGCGGATGCGTCATCACTGTTTACAGGCATTAAAACAGTTAGAAAAAGATGGCTATGATCCAGAAATTATCGATTTAATTTCCCTGAAACCCTTTGATATGGAGACGATCGCCGCTTCGATTCGCAAGACTCACAGGGTGATTATCGTGGAAGAATGTATGAAAACGGCGGGAATTGCTTCCGAGTTAATTGCTTTAATTAACGAGCAGTTATTCGATGAATTAGATGCCCCCGTGTTAAGATTATCTTCCCAAGATATCCCCACACCTTATAACGGTAATCTAGAAAGATTG is a genomic window containing:
- a CDS encoding AAA family ATPase, which encodes MLQSLKIEGFRGFQNFEMANLGRINLLVGKNNSGKTSILEAIQFLYAQNNIDIFLETISYRGEFAWLENKLAGRTKVFEICHLFPGHEIVPSQEIIIIGSRESHQESVTISVKSIPIQLSLFSDKNDDLNNDNIFDDEEWNKLLLSIRWSQSQKPIEMELLANGTLARDSIRRIASLSRISHKIGIDNQIELKFLTPFSLTSSDMAALFDNIVLSPLEDLIIESLKIIEPKIERIASVVSGKYLTSNNLGVRGGFLIKIKNHDQPIPIGSLGDGFWRMLGLVLAMVNLKNGILLVDEIDSGLHFTVMTDMWKVVWETAKKLNIQVFATTHSRDCWQSLAELITEEKITDNEITIQRIDREKSQSVIFDPEEIVIAATSNLEVR
- a CDS encoding type II toxin-antitoxin system HicB family antitoxin, whose translation is MNFILEPSEERDYNLSIPSLPGCINEGHHLEEALSNIQEAMELCLELEEKERRIAEGNYTISDFNQKTQQAIQNIEEQKTLTVCKDEVELYRQLGIYCH
- a CDS encoding PEP-CTERM sorting domain-containing protein — protein: MKFLRFCAQFSVPIATAGITTCIVSLPSQAVELVFSSPGVIKGINGVSFTLPSTGISRTYNVILERGTVNDIYGTPPLFDVFTEEDALAAMNASAQGINFYITNLSENLSFESLGTDVFYIPYFTDSVNVIASSSKRKEESPGLIEVGFIDLPVDVEVVYTRLIQVPEPTSTLGLFSLGILGAGATIKRQVKRHHSIEKETTKIG
- a CDS encoding asparaginase, coding for MNRVKRSPTHRLEIHLLREGIIESVHNVEAAICDDRGRVLSTAGSAETSAFIRSALKPFQALAVISTGTLERYDLNDKDLAIICSSHQGTVEHARQVFNILWRADIDPNALQCPLPEGKPSRLQYNCSGKHAGMLAVCQQRGWPLNSYLRRSSPIQKLILSKIAELLGMPGDELISAHDDCGAPTYSMQLGQMAHLYAQLASGNRLDLERIVRAMTYHPRMVAGEGAFDTELMRASQGEIVSKAGAEGIQCIGRVGEGLGLAIKALDGSKRAKYAAALQILKQLGWITPNVAESLSEKFLKIGSYTRLEVVGEMALL
- a CDS encoding CGLD27 family protein, which codes for MKSSLDFCPVPEEQQPVNEYEQLKESWFFRWATLDVASYTKKIVWLWLWTWLIVGPIAAASFPLKKAPFLFFCAGIFGSTILVGLVLLRLYLGWIYVYDRLQSEKVFYEESGWYDGQIWTKTAAILTRDRLIVSYQIQPILQRLQKTALILGAIVAISGLFWLFFTH
- the rsfS gene encoding ribosome silencing factor encodes the protein MTNPTGIITSVAENLKTEKFLETIVTAAEDKKAGDIAILKVADICYLTDYFLIITGYSTTQVRAIEDAIEAAMELEWQQSPRQVEGKSEGSWILMDYGDIIVHIFLPKEREFYNLEAFWGHAQRIPLPSDHLEE
- the yqeK gene encoding bis(5'-nucleosyl)-tetraphosphatase (symmetrical) YqeK — protein: MRQQVIDWLKENVNEHRLRHILGVETMCIDLARHHDLDPVQAGQAGLLHDLAKFFKPKKLLKMAESAGIDVDNICLSHPHLLHADVSAVVAQKEFNVTDEEILEAIRNHTLGKPNMSDLSCIVFIADALEPNRGDTPELNALRQLSYQNLHKSVQQTCDYSLKYLLSSHCPIHPRTVLTRNWALQIVKEQPTETKTID
- a CDS encoding YcjF family protein, producing MKLPRLATLIIGLSFIFGLMLWLVNSIYRLYIQIAFTAPILANILLLLIIGLLGLLIYVLLYYFYLLPQHQKSRRGLRSSSRPPLKLPVEKTEAAGETLKAIRQQVEQIQDKVTQQVFINRSQEIERSLARKEVKIIVFGTGSAGKTSLINALIGQMVGNVEATMGTTEKGETYSLKMKGVNREIQITDTPGILEIGAAGGQREQLARQLATEADLLLFVIDNDIRQSEYGPLLRLIDIGKRSLLVFNKIDLYSDEDRDIILKQLRERLKGVILSADIIAVAANPQPVQLTGGQMITPEPDILALIKRLASVLRAEGEDLVADNILLQSQRLGEEARKIIDRQRRRQADKIIDRYQWIGAGVIAVTPLPVFDMLATAAVNAQMVREIGQVYGCEINSDRGKELALSLGKTLVSLGVVKGAVELLARILQLNFTTYIVGKAIQGVSAAYLTRIAGKSFIEYFRQDQDWGDGGMTEVVQRQFQLSRKEEFIKSFVADAIGKVVQPFQDDWQQEEVLEASCEDDW
- a CDS encoding alpha-ketoacid dehydrogenase subunit beta; translation: MAETLLFNALRQAIDEEMGRDQTVFVLGEDVGHYGGSYKVTKDLYKKYGDLRVLDTPIAENSFTGMAVGAAMTGLRPIIEGMNMGFLLLAFNQIANNAGMLRYTSGGNFKIPMVIRGPGGVGRQLGAEHSQRLEAYFHAVPGLKIVACSTPYNAKGLLKSAIRDNNPVLFFEHVLLYNLKENLPDTEYLLPLDKAEIVRKGEDITILTYSRMRHHCLQALKQLEKDGYDPEIIDLISLKPFDMETIAASIRKTHRVIIVEECMKTAGIASELIALINEQLFDELDAPVLRLSSQDIPTPYNGNLERLTIIQPNQIVEAVQKMVGDRI